A single genomic interval of Rubripirellula reticaptiva harbors:
- a CDS encoding helix-turn-helix domain-containing protein: protein MKRFDTKRPEFSPYGFACESWTPTRMSRPDRHNEIELNLLTAGSLTYLLGGQRTTIEAGRLGVFWAAIPHQIVEIEGDAPYFVVTLPLSEFLRAGLDLSFVNRILQGELLVDFIQYKWDEMAFQRWEQDLKADDRVLERAARLEVQARMLRFAHGMTDGAVTTSMAALTRADQIACYIARNYQQPLTSQSIAEATDVHANYAMTLFRKTFGTTMTAFIIQHRISHAQRLLVTTDDAILNVALDSGFQSLSRFNEAFKAGCGCAPREFRKSHRPTTASQSSS, encoded by the coding sequence ATGAAGCGATTCGATACCAAACGCCCTGAGTTCTCGCCCTACGGTTTCGCCTGCGAATCGTGGACGCCGACCCGCATGTCGCGTCCAGACCGGCACAATGAGATCGAATTGAACCTGCTCACGGCTGGTTCTCTGACCTACCTGCTGGGTGGCCAGCGGACCACGATCGAGGCCGGAAGGCTCGGCGTTTTCTGGGCAGCGATTCCACATCAGATCGTTGAGATTGAAGGGGATGCACCTTATTTCGTCGTGACGCTGCCGTTGAGTGAGTTTCTGCGAGCCGGACTCGATTTGAGTTTCGTGAATCGCATCCTGCAAGGTGAGCTCTTGGTCGATTTCATTCAGTACAAATGGGACGAAATGGCCTTTCAGCGATGGGAGCAGGACCTCAAGGCCGACGACCGAGTGCTAGAGCGTGCCGCTCGCTTGGAAGTGCAGGCTCGAATGTTGCGATTTGCGCACGGGATGACCGACGGGGCAGTCACGACTTCGATGGCCGCATTGACTCGAGCTGATCAAATTGCCTGTTACATCGCGAGGAACTACCAGCAACCACTAACCTCTCAGTCGATCGCTGAAGCAACAGACGTTCATGCCAACTACGCGATGACTTTGTTCCGAAAAACGTTCGGTACCACGATGACGGCATTCATTATTCAGCACCGCATCTCCCACGCTCAACGACTGCTGGTCACAACGGACGACGCGATCTTAAACGTCGCACTGGACTCGGGCTTCCAAAGTCTCAGCCGGTTCAACGAAGCGTTCAAAGCGGGCTGTGGCTGCGCCCCTCGAGAATTCCGCAAATCGCATCGTCCAACGACAGCAAGTCAATCGTCATCGTGA
- a CDS encoding DUF2291 family protein — protein MSRSRLITCGSLLIVGGIACWFFPLFHIRPLDGGRTEASERAATLRQSGPADPAAYVREFWDGPLRTGDAGTDVVQLWNAFDADTTGARSQYGRQAGLGGAWYFCIRGQGTVETVEKDRVVLTVTDSPRRICLELGVVVDNTVREAIGVKASDFANSQDFNAVSSELNRRAEQEVIAANRAFLKEGVVVDFVGCAKISGKSDIDPLCMIPIQLQTRGNEDAKAGFGKDTATRATP, from the coding sequence GTGTCGCGCTCGAGGTTGATTACATGTGGTTCATTGCTGATTGTTGGTGGGATTGCCTGCTGGTTCTTTCCACTCTTTCATATCCGACCATTGGATGGAGGTAGGACTGAAGCTAGCGAACGGGCTGCGACACTTCGTCAATCAGGTCCTGCTGATCCAGCCGCTTACGTTCGCGAGTTTTGGGACGGACCACTGAGAACGGGCGACGCTGGCACAGACGTCGTTCAACTCTGGAATGCCTTTGACGCCGACACAACTGGAGCGAGAAGCCAGTATGGTCGACAGGCTGGACTTGGTGGGGCATGGTATTTTTGCATTCGTGGGCAGGGCACCGTCGAGACAGTAGAGAAGGACCGCGTCGTCCTCACAGTAACGGATAGTCCACGCCGAATCTGTCTCGAACTGGGAGTCGTTGTCGACAACACGGTTCGTGAAGCGATCGGTGTGAAGGCCAGTGACTTCGCCAACTCACAGGATTTCAATGCCGTCTCGTCGGAGCTGAATCGCCGCGCCGAACAGGAGGTGATTGCAGCGAATCGCGCATTCCTGAAAGAAGGCGTGGTCGTCGATTTCGTCGGCTGTGCAAAGATTAGCGGCAAATCAGACATTGATCCGTTGTGCATGATTCCGATTCAACTTCAGACTCGTGGCAACGAAGACGCCAAAGCTGGTTTTGGCAAAGATACCGCTACTAGAGCAACTCCATGA
- a CDS encoding sugar ABC transporter ATP-binding protein produces MIQSAAKSHVVLAGEGIVKRYPGVLALNQVDFDVRAGEVHGLIGENGAGKSTLMHILAGANRADEGVIRLEGKPVQFANPREASDRGIALVHQELNLVPHLSVAENIFLGRELVSRIGLIRSRDQNEQCRRLLTDLDDTIDPRTEVHRLRVGQQQVVEIAKAINSSARVIFMDEPTSAISDQEVESLFRLIRSLRDAGVSIVYVSHKLEELLNISDRITVLRDGQLVETVETACADRHSIVRLMVGRKLDDLYIHSPALPDQPERLRVESLTLARKHARRPLVDGVSFSVRGGEVFGIFGLMGAGRTELLESIFGLHPRRMTGNIAIDSVNSRFTSPEQALQSGLGLVPEDRKHQGLILGMSVEQNISLSNLADMETAGLLSGRRERDHAQSFVEQFSIRTPNVTQPVRALSGGNQQKVVLSKVLSRKPGVLMLDEPTRGIDVSAKREIYGLIDRLKQQGIAIVVVSSELPELLGIADRIMVMCEGRKTGEFERSAANEEVLMRAAVPGAATGNEPVESNHTTWQ; encoded by the coding sequence ATGATCCAGTCGGCGGCAAAGAGCCACGTTGTGTTGGCGGGTGAGGGAATCGTCAAGCGTTATCCCGGCGTGTTAGCGCTCAACCAGGTCGATTTTGACGTTCGAGCTGGAGAAGTCCACGGTCTGATCGGAGAAAACGGCGCTGGAAAATCCACGCTGATGCATATTCTGGCGGGAGCGAATCGCGCCGATGAAGGTGTCATTCGGCTGGAAGGAAAACCCGTTCAATTCGCCAATCCGCGCGAAGCGTCAGACCGCGGTATCGCGTTAGTGCATCAGGAATTGAATCTTGTTCCGCACCTCTCGGTTGCGGAAAACATTTTCCTTGGTCGCGAACTTGTCTCAAGGATCGGACTCATTCGCTCGCGGGACCAGAACGAGCAGTGTCGTAGATTACTGACCGATCTGGATGATACCATCGATCCTCGTACGGAAGTTCATCGGTTGCGAGTCGGGCAGCAACAGGTCGTCGAGATTGCCAAGGCGATCAATTCTAGCGCACGCGTGATCTTCATGGACGAGCCGACGTCGGCGATCAGCGATCAGGAAGTCGAATCGTTGTTCCGTCTGATCCGGTCGCTGCGGGATGCTGGTGTTTCCATCGTTTACGTGTCCCACAAGCTGGAGGAACTGCTGAATATCAGCGACCGGATTACTGTCCTGCGCGATGGTCAACTTGTGGAGACAGTGGAGACCGCCTGTGCCGATCGGCATTCGATCGTTCGCCTGATGGTCGGACGAAAACTGGATGATCTCTACATTCATTCGCCCGCTTTGCCCGATCAACCCGAGCGTCTGCGCGTCGAATCGCTGACGCTGGCACGCAAACACGCGCGGCGTCCGCTGGTTGACGGCGTATCGTTTTCTGTACGCGGCGGCGAAGTGTTCGGCATTTTCGGATTAATGGGTGCTGGACGCACGGAGTTGCTGGAATCGATCTTTGGCCTGCATCCGAGACGCATGACAGGAAACATTGCGATCGACAGCGTGAACAGCAGGTTCACATCGCCGGAACAGGCATTGCAGAGTGGCTTGGGGCTCGTTCCAGAAGACCGCAAGCACCAAGGATTGATCTTGGGGATGAGCGTGGAACAGAACATCAGTCTGTCGAATCTTGCGGATATGGAGACCGCCGGATTGCTGAGCGGACGGCGCGAACGAGATCACGCCCAGTCGTTCGTCGAGCAATTCTCGATTCGCACACCCAACGTCACGCAGCCCGTGCGCGCCCTGAGCGGTGGCAATCAGCAGAAGGTTGTTCTGTCGAAAGTCCTTTCCAGGAAGCCAGGCGTCTTGATGCTGGATGAGCCCACGCGCGGCATCGACGTGAGCGCGAAACGAGAAATCTATGGGTTGATCGATCGGTTAAAGCAACAGGGAATAGCGATCGTCGTTGTTTCTTCAGAGTTGCCGGAACTATTGGGCATCGCTGATCGGATCATGGTGATGTGCGAAGGCCGCAAGACCGGCGAATTCGAGAGATCCGCGGCAAATGAAGAGGTATTGATGCGAGCCGCAGTACCTGGAGCAGCAACCGGGAACGAGCCTGTCGAATCAAATCATACAACCTGGCAATAA
- a CDS encoding ABC transporter permease, translated as MRDKEQLWQQASRFQSLLVLVLMIVAMSLLSDRFLTQANGLNIMRQISVNVCLSIGMTMVILSGGIDLSVGSVLAFSGAITAGLIKSSIPLPWLGVELQFTTWGAIVAGLIVGLSLGWINGQLITRLKIPPFVATLGMLSIARGMTMLWTKGFPITGLGDGFAILGTQSVLGVPTPVWIAGGLVGVFVLLTKKTRVGRYIYAVGGNEQTTRLSGLNVNRIKVIVYTLAGALSAVAGLIMTSRLDSAQPNAGAGYELDSIAAVVIGGTSLSGGRGTILGTVIGCLIIGVLNSGLVLLNVSPFWQQVVKGGVILVAVAIDRMRESDD; from the coding sequence ATGCGTGACAAAGAACAACTCTGGCAACAAGCAAGCCGCTTTCAGTCGCTGCTCGTCCTGGTCTTGATGATCGTGGCAATGAGTCTGTTGTCGGATCGCTTTTTGACTCAGGCAAACGGCTTGAACATCATGCGGCAGATCTCCGTCAATGTCTGCCTGTCGATTGGCATGACCATGGTAATCCTGTCCGGTGGTATCGACCTGTCCGTGGGATCGGTGCTGGCGTTTTCCGGTGCGATCACGGCGGGGCTGATCAAATCGTCAATTCCGCTGCCCTGGCTGGGAGTGGAACTGCAATTCACGACCTGGGGTGCGATCGTCGCCGGATTGATCGTGGGTTTATCACTTGGCTGGATCAACGGACAGTTAATCACCCGGCTGAAGATTCCACCGTTCGTTGCGACGCTGGGCATGCTCAGTATCGCTCGCGGAATGACGATGCTTTGGACGAAGGGATTTCCCATCACCGGCTTGGGCGATGGATTCGCGATCCTTGGAACTCAATCGGTGCTGGGAGTGCCGACGCCTGTATGGATAGCTGGAGGTCTTGTCGGCGTTTTTGTCTTGCTCACGAAGAAGACGCGAGTAGGACGGTACATCTATGCTGTCGGAGGCAACGAACAGACCACCAGATTGTCCGGGCTGAACGTGAATCGCATCAAAGTCATCGTGTACACACTCGCCGGTGCATTGTCCGCCGTTGCCGGACTGATCATGACCTCGCGACTGGACTCAGCCCAACCCAATGCGGGAGCTGGATATGAACTGGACAGCATCGCCGCAGTCGTCATTGGAGGGACATCGCTTTCCGGCGGCCGCGGGACAATCCTAGGAACCGTCATCGGGTGTCTAATCATCGGAGTCTTAAACAGCGGATTGGTCCTGTTAAACGTTTCGCCTTTTTGGCAACAAGTCGTCAAAGGCGGCGTGATCCTGGTTGCAGTGGCCATCGATCGAATGCGTGAGTCCGACGATTGA
- a CDS encoding D-ribose ABC transporter substrate-binding protein produces the protein MNRTKTSLSAIYQLAFLLLLTLTGCTSNTTTNESSSGKAKEPKRIAVIVSTLNNPWFVVLGETARDRAVELGYEANMFDSQNDTAKEAEHFDNVVAAGYSAILFNPTDADGSIANVKRATEAGLPVFCIDREINSTDAATAQLLSDNYSGCVDLGKYFVEKLGEKGKYVELLGLVGDNNTWNRSKGFHSVVDRYEGLEMVAQQSADFDRNKALEVMESILQSHDDINAVFCGNDAMAMGAYQALLAADKADQVKVFGYDGSEDVVKSISEGKIAATVMQYPKVMAQTSAEYAHEYLANGKRDFDQKIPVNVDLVSQENIDDFAGYGKKE, from the coding sequence ATGAATCGAACCAAAACCAGCCTTTCAGCGATTTATCAGCTTGCCTTCCTGCTACTTCTCACATTGACCGGTTGCACCAGCAACACGACCACCAACGAGTCGTCGTCAGGCAAGGCGAAAGAACCGAAGAGAATCGCTGTGATCGTCTCGACGCTGAACAATCCGTGGTTCGTCGTCTTAGGAGAAACGGCTCGCGACCGAGCCGTGGAACTTGGCTACGAAGCCAACATGTTCGATTCACAAAATGACACGGCGAAGGAGGCGGAGCATTTTGACAACGTCGTCGCCGCTGGCTACTCGGCGATTCTGTTCAATCCGACCGATGCGGACGGCTCGATTGCCAACGTGAAACGAGCGACGGAAGCCGGCCTTCCGGTCTTTTGCATCGACCGCGAAATCAACTCGACCGACGCCGCTACCGCTCAGTTGCTCTCGGACAACTACTCGGGATGCGTCGATCTGGGCAAGTACTTCGTCGAGAAACTCGGCGAGAAAGGAAAGTACGTCGAACTGCTGGGGCTGGTCGGAGACAACAACACCTGGAACCGTTCAAAAGGTTTTCACAGCGTTGTCGATCGGTATGAAGGGTTGGAAATGGTCGCCCAACAGAGTGCCGACTTTGATCGCAATAAGGCACTGGAAGTCATGGAATCGATTCTGCAATCGCACGACGACATCAATGCTGTGTTCTGTGGTAATGATGCGATGGCGATGGGGGCCTACCAAGCGTTGCTGGCGGCAGACAAGGCCGATCAAGTGAAGGTGTTTGGGTATGACGGATCGGAAGACGTCGTCAAGTCGATCAGCGAAGGAAAGATCGCTGCGACCGTGATGCAGTATCCCAAAGTGATGGCCCAAACATCTGCCGAATACGCGCACGAGTACCTAGCCAACGGCAAACGCGACTTCGATCAAAAGATACCCGTCAACGTCGACCTCGTTTCGCAGGAAAATATCGACGACTTCGCTGGCTACGGGAAAAAGGAGTAG
- the rbsD gene encoding D-ribose pyranase → MKRTRLLNSELSYEISRIGHTASITLCDAGLPIPSGVKRIDLAIEQGYPSFLRTLDALVSEMMVEEIVVASEIHQRNPETFQGMMDVFQRHEMKPVVTEISHEEFKRLTCESEVIVRTGECTPYANVILKSGVVF, encoded by the coding sequence ATGAAACGAACCAGACTACTCAACAGCGAACTTAGTTACGAGATCAGCCGAATCGGACACACGGCGTCGATCACATTGTGCGACGCCGGACTGCCGATTCCTTCTGGAGTCAAACGAATCGACCTAGCTATCGAACAGGGGTATCCGTCTTTCCTGAGAACGCTCGACGCACTGGTGAGTGAGATGATGGTCGAAGAGATCGTGGTCGCCAGTGAAATTCACCAGCGCAACCCTGAGACATTTCAGGGCATGATGGACGTGTTTCAGCGTCACGAAATGAAACCTGTCGTCACAGAAATTTCGCACGAAGAATTCAAGCGACTTACGTGCGAAAGCGAAGTTATTGTTCGCACGGGTGAATGTACTCCGTACGCAAATGTTATCCTGAAATCCGGTGTTGTCTTTTGA
- a CDS encoding pectate lyase family protein, with amino-acid sequence MKFKTTLIALLTLGGPMGLLSNATGDEAKPASVAAFPGAEGYGSMTPGGRGGQVIAVTNLDAKGPGSLQAACDAKGARIVVFNVSGTIDGDVKIKNDFITIAGQTAPGDGITIKGNLAIDANDVVIRYVRVRTDHEGDALGGRYRKNIIVDHVSASWSSDEVFSLYHNENVTIQWCMITEACAKADGSHRFGGIWGNHYSTYHHNLLAHNDSRNPRWASGCGFNDYRNNVLYNWGYQSSYGGEAHQKGDRRTPPIEFSAINMIANYYKPGPATRTDVKDCIASPSSRGDDDFGGWHVAENYVDGFPEVTTDNWLGVKGKTFHSLPAAWEAMPIHQQSAKDAYLSVLEHAGCSLPKRDSIDARITEEVRNGTATHGNNGIITTQDDVGGWPELQSAEAPLDSDGDGMPDDWEKKFGLNANAADDNSSDKDGDGYTNVEEYLNGTDPTEFIDYTKRENNINSLESSHGK; translated from the coding sequence ATGAAATTTAAGACGACCTTAATCGCCTTACTAACACTTGGCGGACCGATGGGTCTGCTTTCCAACGCCACTGGCGACGAAGCCAAACCTGCCAGTGTCGCTGCGTTTCCGGGCGCGGAAGGATACGGTTCGATGACGCCTGGTGGTCGAGGCGGTCAGGTGATTGCCGTGACGAATCTGGACGCCAAAGGGCCAGGCAGCCTGCAAGCGGCGTGTGATGCCAAGGGGGCACGAATTGTCGTCTTCAACGTGTCGGGGACAATCGACGGCGACGTGAAAATCAAGAATGACTTCATCACGATTGCCGGCCAAACCGCTCCCGGAGATGGAATCACGATTAAAGGCAATCTCGCCATCGACGCCAACGATGTCGTCATTCGCTATGTCCGTGTCAGAACGGATCACGAAGGCGACGCACTCGGCGGTCGGTACCGAAAAAACATCATTGTGGATCATGTATCCGCCAGTTGGAGCAGCGATGAGGTGTTCTCGCTGTACCACAATGAAAATGTCACGATCCAGTGGTGCATGATCACCGAAGCCTGCGCCAAGGCAGACGGGTCGCATCGTTTTGGCGGCATCTGGGGAAACCATTACAGCACATATCATCACAATCTGCTTGCTCATAATGACAGTCGCAATCCTCGCTGGGCATCGGGCTGTGGGTTCAACGATTACCGAAACAACGTGTTGTACAACTGGGGTTATCAAAGCAGCTACGGTGGCGAAGCCCACCAGAAGGGCGATCGGCGAACACCACCCATCGAGTTCTCCGCAATCAACATGATCGCCAACTACTACAAACCTGGTCCCGCCACGCGAACCGACGTTAAAGACTGCATCGCAAGTCCGTCGTCCCGAGGCGATGATGATTTCGGCGGTTGGCACGTGGCCGAAAACTACGTCGATGGTTTTCCCGAAGTCACCACTGACAACTGGTTGGGCGTGAAAGGTAAGACCTTCCACAGTTTGCCCGCAGCGTGGGAGGCAATGCCCATTCATCAGCAATCCGCGAAGGATGCTTACCTGAGCGTCCTTGAGCATGCAGGTTGCTCGTTACCGAAGCGTGATTCGATCGATGCGCGCATCACCGAAGAAGTCCGCAACGGCACCGCAACTCACGGTAATAACGGCATCATCACGACTCAGGATGATGTCGGCGGCTGGCCGGAACTGCAATCAGCGGAAGCGCCTCTGGATTCAGACGGTGATGGCATGCCCGACGACTGGGAGAAGAAATTCGGTCTGAATGCGAATGCGGCAGATGACAATTCATCAGACAAAGATGGCGACGGATACACGAACGTCGAAGAATATCTTAACGGCACTGATCCGACTGAATTCATCGACTACACCAAGCGGGAAAACAACATCAATTCGTTGGAGAGCTCTCATGGAAAGTAG
- a CDS encoding DUF1593 domain-containing protein, giving the protein MESSPHHSLSFRLLLLLMLFAATAIGQQSTLKAADKPRVIVTSDGEIDDECSMVRFLLYANEFDIEGIITSSSQYHAHGHNWAGDDWAQPYLAAYAKVYPNLVKHDSRYPTPEFLQSRTLLGNVKSEGEMDEITAGSQRIVEVLLDESDERPVWIQAWGGTNTIARALKNIEQQHADKMAEVAKKIRFYFIWEQDETYQTYIRPHWGKYNIPTIISDQFIALFYHWKKYIPADEQSYLVGSWMKANILRNHGPLCSLYKAHAKDEKGFVSGDFRSEGDSPAFIYNIPNGLRSDESPDWGGWGGRFVKVRENTWLDPVLEPDYEYPDGRWYTSSAWGRLRLKKEIPNDAELTAYLKPQWRWIGALQNDFAARADWCVKEFEEANHAPVATVTGQLTRDVKPGETVQLSATAADPDGDKLTFRWWQYSEAGSAEATVTIAGNDSANAASFVVPDEPGKQMHIILEVTDNGTPQLVGYQRVVCNIKEN; this is encoded by the coding sequence ATGGAAAGTAGTCCGCATCACAGTCTGAGCTTTCGACTGCTGCTTCTGCTGATGCTGTTCGCCGCAACCGCAATCGGCCAGCAAAGTACGCTGAAGGCCGCCGACAAGCCACGCGTGATTGTCACCAGCGATGGCGAAATCGACGACGAATGCTCGATGGTTCGCTTCCTGCTGTATGCGAACGAATTCGACATCGAAGGAATCATCACATCCAGTTCGCAGTATCACGCTCACGGGCACAACTGGGCCGGAGACGACTGGGCACAGCCCTATTTGGCAGCGTATGCCAAAGTCTATCCGAACCTCGTCAAGCACGACTCGCGCTATCCGACTCCTGAATTTCTTCAGTCTCGAACGTTGCTTGGAAACGTGAAGTCGGAAGGCGAAATGGACGAGATCACAGCAGGGTCGCAGCGGATTGTTGAAGTATTGCTGGACGAATCGGACGAGCGTCCCGTCTGGATTCAGGCCTGGGGCGGAACGAACACGATCGCGCGAGCGTTAAAGAATATCGAACAGCAGCATGCGGACAAGATGGCCGAAGTCGCGAAGAAGATTCGCTTCTATTTCATCTGGGAACAGGACGAGACTTATCAAACTTACATCCGTCCGCACTGGGGCAAGTACAACATCCCGACGATCATCTCCGATCAGTTCATCGCTCTGTTCTACCACTGGAAGAAGTATATCCCGGCGGATGAACAGTCATATCTGGTTGGTTCGTGGATGAAGGCCAATATTCTGCGAAACCACGGCCCGCTGTGTTCTTTGTACAAGGCTCATGCGAAGGACGAAAAAGGATTCGTCTCAGGCGATTTCCGATCCGAAGGTGATTCGCCGGCCTTCATCTATAATATTCCAAACGGCCTGCGCAGCGATGAATCGCCGGACTGGGGTGGTTGGGGCGGGCGTTTCGTGAAGGTTCGCGAGAACACGTGGTTGGACCCGGTGCTTGAGCCCGACTATGAATATCCCGACGGTCGCTGGTACACGAGTTCCGCGTGGGGTCGGCTACGATTGAAGAAGGAAATCCCGAACGACGCCGAACTGACTGCGTATCTCAAGCCACAATGGCGCTGGATCGGCGCGCTGCAGAACGACTTCGCCGCTCGAGCCGACTGGTGCGTGAAGGAATTCGAAGAAGCCAACCACGCCCCGGTCGCCACGGTGACAGGGCAGCTCACACGAGATGTAAAACCCGGCGAAACGGTGCAGCTATCCGCCACAGCGGCTGATCCCGACGGAGACAAACTGACGTTCCGCTGGTGGCAGTACAGCGAAGCAGGTTCAGCAGAAGCGACCGTCACGATTGCCGGAAATGATTCTGCGAACGCGGCCAGTTTCGTTGTGCCCGACGAACCAGGCAAGCAGATGCACATCATTCTTGAAGTTACTGACAACGGCACGCCGCAACTCGTCGGCTATCAACGCGTTGTCTGCAACATCAAAGAAAACTGA
- a CDS encoding aceric acid hydrolase, translating into MPMNYTQLILFAIACCVTEQASAQSVQVSPHRVVVPLRLAEVKWADGFWRQRLATCRDKTVPAMWEIMRGTKYKPYLEHFRIAAGLSDGTYHGAPFNDGDFYKWMEAVCALQATEPDPEWDQRLDEIVEIIGKAQRADGYLHTPVLIANRNGDTTVKPFGDRFNFEMYNMGHLMTVACVHHDLTGKDSLLNIARKAANFLDNAYRNPTPEQAGHAICPSHYMGLLDLYRTTGETRYLNLAERLIQMRDQIVDGGDDNQDRLPFMRQNEAVGHAVRATYLYAGIADLYAETGDKKLLKPLTAIWNNLVEKKLYITGGCGALYDGASPDGSKDQGSITRVHQAFGRNYQLPNTTAHNETCANIGNVLWNWRMFLASGEAKYIDVMELALYNSVLSGVSLNGTGFFYTNPLRVSEAAPVDLRWSRMRVPFVTSFCCPPNVARTIAQVSGYAYAKSDNAIWVNLYSSNTLDTKLRSGSRVLLEQRTEYPWNGKVQITVVECPAQPMELKLRIPGWAKSATLKVDGESVATELTPGTYASLERTWKPGTVIELNLPMPVQLIESHPLVEETRNHLAVKRGPIVYCLESIDLPKGTSLAEVRIPADVNLQSRFDADLLQGVTVLEGEFAFLGTGDWPDKLYREFKRPDSTPIPATLVPYFTWSNRGASEMSVWLPLN; encoded by the coding sequence ATGCCCATGAACTACACACAACTGATTCTCTTCGCGATCGCGTGCTGCGTCACAGAGCAAGCATCTGCGCAGTCCGTTCAAGTAAGCCCTCATCGCGTGGTCGTCCCCCTTCGCTTGGCCGAGGTCAAGTGGGCGGACGGTTTCTGGAGGCAACGGCTGGCCACCTGCCGCGACAAAACCGTCCCGGCGATGTGGGAAATCATGCGAGGGACTAAGTACAAGCCGTACCTGGAACATTTCCGCATCGCCGCCGGTTTGTCGGATGGCACCTACCACGGCGCACCGTTCAACGATGGCGACTTCTATAAATGGATGGAAGCGGTCTGCGCACTGCAAGCCACCGAACCAGACCCTGAATGGGATCAACGCCTCGATGAAATCGTCGAGATTATTGGGAAGGCACAGCGCGCGGATGGTTATCTCCACACTCCAGTGTTGATTGCCAACCGCAATGGTGACACGACCGTTAAACCCTTCGGCGACCGATTTAACTTTGAGATGTATAACATGGGCCATCTGATGACGGTCGCTTGTGTGCATCATGATTTGACCGGCAAGGACAGCCTGCTGAATATCGCTCGCAAGGCAGCCAACTTTCTTGATAACGCTTATCGCAATCCGACTCCCGAACAGGCGGGGCACGCGATCTGCCCTTCTCATTACATGGGCTTGCTGGATCTGTATCGAACGACAGGCGAAACTCGCTATCTAAATCTCGCGGAGCGTTTGATTCAGATGCGAGACCAAATTGTCGATGGCGGCGATGACAACCAGGACCGGCTGCCATTTATGCGGCAGAATGAGGCGGTTGGTCACGCGGTCCGTGCGACGTATCTGTACGCGGGAATCGCTGACCTGTACGCCGAAACCGGCGACAAAAAACTGCTGAAACCACTGACCGCGATCTGGAATAACCTGGTCGAAAAAAAGCTCTACATCACCGGCGGTTGCGGTGCTTTATACGATGGAGCCTCGCCGGACGGCTCAAAAGATCAGGGTTCAATCACGCGAGTCCACCAAGCCTTCGGACGCAACTACCAGCTTCCCAATACGACTGCTCACAATGAAACGTGTGCGAATATCGGCAACGTGCTCTGGAACTGGAGAATGTTCCTTGCCAGCGGCGAGGCAAAGTATATCGATGTGATGGAACTCGCGCTTTACAACTCGGTGCTTTCGGGGGTGAGCCTGAACGGGACGGGTTTTTTCTACACCAACCCGCTGCGAGTATCAGAAGCCGCTCCCGTGGATCTGCGTTGGTCTCGGATGCGAGTGCCATTCGTAACGTCGTTCTGTTGTCCGCCCAATGTGGCTCGCACGATCGCGCAGGTCAGCGGTTACGCCTACGCAAAGTCCGACAATGCAATCTGGGTCAATCTGTACAGTAGCAATACGCTCGATACCAAGTTGCGCAGTGGAAGCCGAGTTCTGCTGGAACAACGCACTGAGTATCCGTGGAATGGCAAAGTACAAATCACGGTCGTCGAGTGTCCTGCACAGCCAATGGAACTTAAGCTACGGATTCCTGGTTGGGCGAAGTCGGCGACTCTTAAAGTCGACGGAGAATCTGTCGCAACGGAACTAACACCGGGCACATACGCTTCGCTTGAACGAACCTGGAAACCGGGAACCGTGATCGAGCTAAATCTACCGATGCCAGTGCAACTGATCGAGTCGCATCCTTTGGTTGAGGAAACTCGCAATCACCTTGCGGTCAAACGCGGTCCGATCGTGTATTGCCTGGAGTCTATTGATCTGCCCAAAGGCACATCGCTGGCAGAAGTGCGAATTCCTGCTGACGTAAATTTGCAGTCTCGATTTGACGCGGACTTGCTGCAAGGTGTCACTGTTCTTGAAGGCGAGTTCGCATTCCTGGGAACTGGCGACTGGCCGGACAAACTTTACCGCGAATTCAAACGACCTGATTCGACTCCGATCCCTGCAACTCTGGTTCCTTACTTCACCTGGTCGAATCGCGGCGCGTCCGAGATGTCCGTCTGGCTGCCACTCAACTGA